GAATTCATCCTCCTCTTTTTTCAATTAATGCATCCGACCGAGAGGCTCCTCTCAACAGCTCAAACACCCACAAATTTAATCCACCGATATAGCACTCGTCTTCCTCCGTCGCCTCTCCTTGTTCTGTCACGGCAGTGCAGGTTCTCCTTGCTGTGCGAACCACACCGTGCAGCGCGTGCGTGCATGATGGACGGCGCGTGAGCACAGATCGAGAGCCAGCTGCATGCATGCGTCCGTCGTGAGTTTGCCGAAGGTAGATCGCCGTCTACGTGCTCCCTGTGATCATGGAAAAACAGGTACATCCATGCATCCGTGATCCATATCATATGCATGGGAGCATAATTTAGCCTCTTTCCATCTATCCATGCATCTATCCATGCTCGATCAGCTTCACAAGTAGTGTTTGCTTAGTCCGTTAGTCGTACGTGTAGATCAATTAAGTTGTATTGTTTGCCATGGGCGCTCGCAGCAGGGAAGCCACGAGCTGGATAGTTTTGCTCAACTGGACGGGGCGGCGCAGGAGGAGGTGATCGGCGGCGCGGGAGCCGAGATGGTGGACTACATGCTGGGCCAGGCGCCGCAGCCGCCTCAGGGAGCGCCGCACGGCCAGGTGTCCCTGGACAAGCTCAGCTTCTCCGACGTTTTGCAGTTCGCGGACTTTGGCCCCAGGCTCGCGCTCAACCATCCGTCCGCCGACCACCACGACAACGCCCGTGATGACGACGGCGAAGACAGCTACTTCTTCAGGTTCCAGTCACACGAGCTCTCGGCCGCGGACGACCCTGATCCCCGCGGAGCCTCAGGTATCCACCACGCGGCGGAGCAGGACGGCGGCAGCAACACGGCCGACGGATCAGGAGGCGCGCGCGATCAGGATCACGGCGGCGGCATCTCGGAGAGCACGACGCTGGTGCAGCAGTCTGACGGAGGCGGCAGGGTGACCGGCCAGAAGGCTGGCGGGGACCAGGCAGCCAAGAGCGGGCGGCGGAAGCGGCCTCGGTCCACCAAGACGAGCGAGGAAGTCGAGAGCCAGCGGATGACGCACATCGCCGTCGAGCGTAACCGGCGGCGGCAGATGAACGATTACCTCAGGGTGCTCCGGTCCCTCATGCCAGGATCTTACGTCCAAAGGGTTTGTCTCTGATACACACAGTATGCCACTGATAAACACATCGTAATAAACATACTGTCACGTTCTGTGCAGGGAGACCAAGCATCCATCATAGGTGGCGCCATAGAGTTCATACGAGAGCTAGAGCAACTGATCCAGTGCCTCGAGTCACAGAAGCGGCGCCGTCTTTACGGCGACACGCCACGGCCGGTCGCCGATGGAACCGCCGGGGCGGTTCCGGCGACAACCATGCACGAGCCGCCACCGCCGCAAGGGCACGAGGCTCCGCCCTTCTACGTCTCCCCGAGCCTCCCGTTCCCTGCTTTGGCGACCGGTGACGGCGGCGCCGCTGGCAAGGTGATGGTCGACCTCGACACGTGCGGCAGCGGGCTCACGGAGGAGGAGGTGGCCGAGAACAAGTCGAGCCTGGCGGACATCGAGGTGCGCGTGCTGGGCGAGGACGCTGTGATCAAGGTCCTGTCTCGCCGCCGGCCGGAGCAGCTCATCAAGACCATCGCCGTGCTGGAGGAGATGCACATGTCCATCCTCCACACCAACATCACCACCATCGAGCAGACCGTCCTCTACTCCTTCAACGTCAAGGTACGTACCTTGTCGTGCCTCGTGCGTGCACCCCCCATATACACAGATTAAAAGCTGAAGATCATCAATCGTTTCATGCGTGTGTAACTAAGAAACTGACCAATTGATGGAATTGCGGCTTCTGATGATACAGATCGCCGGCGAGCCAAGATTCACGGCGGAGGACATCGTCGGCGCCGTCCACCAGATCCTCACCTTCATCGACGTCAACTACACATTATGATCGATCCCGGCCTGTACTCGAGATTGAGCTTGCGTTGGATGCTGGCAACTCGGTTTATTTCGATTTCTATATTTTCAGCGTGTGCTCG
This Lolium perenne isolate Kyuss_39 chromosome 1, Kyuss_2.0, whole genome shotgun sequence DNA region includes the following protein-coding sequences:
- the LOC127320787 gene encoding transcription factor FAMA isoform X2 encodes the protein MEKQGSHELDSFAQLDGAAQEEVIGGAGAEMVDYMLGQAPQPPQGAPHGQVSLDKLSFSDVLQFADFGPRLALNHPSADHHDNARDDDGEDSYFFRFQSHELSAADDPDPRGASGIHHAAEQDGGSNTADGSGGARDQDHGGGISESTTLVQQSDGGGRVTGQKAGGDQAAKSGRRKRPRSTKTSEEVESQRMTHIAVERNRRRQMNDYLRVLRSLMPGSYVQRGDQASIIGGAIEFIRELEQLIQCLESQKRRRLYGDTPRPVADGTAGAVPATTMHEPPPPQGHEAPPFYVSPSLPFPALATGDGGAAGKVMVDLDTCGSGLTEEEVAENKSSLADIEVRVLGEDAVIKVLSRRRPEQLIKTIAVLEEMHMSILHTNITTIEQTVLYSFNVKIAGEPRFTAEDIVGAVHQILTFIDVNYTL
- the LOC127320787 gene encoding transcription factor FAMA isoform X1, yielding MEKQQGSHELDSFAQLDGAAQEEVIGGAGAEMVDYMLGQAPQPPQGAPHGQVSLDKLSFSDVLQFADFGPRLALNHPSADHHDNARDDDGEDSYFFRFQSHELSAADDPDPRGASGIHHAAEQDGGSNTADGSGGARDQDHGGGISESTTLVQQSDGGGRVTGQKAGGDQAAKSGRRKRPRSTKTSEEVESQRMTHIAVERNRRRQMNDYLRVLRSLMPGSYVQRGDQASIIGGAIEFIRELEQLIQCLESQKRRRLYGDTPRPVADGTAGAVPATTMHEPPPPQGHEAPPFYVSPSLPFPALATGDGGAAGKVMVDLDTCGSGLTEEEVAENKSSLADIEVRVLGEDAVIKVLSRRRPEQLIKTIAVLEEMHMSILHTNITTIEQTVLYSFNVKIAGEPRFTAEDIVGAVHQILTFIDVNYTL